TCTGTTCTCTTTAAACTTGACATTATACTTCATTTCCTCCTTAGTAGCTTCTTTATTGACTAGTTCAATCTTCTAATTACtaattaatgttaatattttaaagttgcaAACAGATTTCATTAATTTACAAATTTAGATACTCATTGTTGTCAATCTTCCTTTATTATTCTAAATCtcaccattttatatatattcttcagCTTAGAACAGGCTTTCTGCCTGGTTTCAATACTTTATCTAAATTCACCTATAATTATATTTCCATCTGATTTAATAGACAGATTTGTGATGGTGACTATTGCTTAATGTTCACAACTATGTCCTCATTGCACTAAATCAATTCACCTTTAGGTATGaataaaaataaggggaaaataattaaaaCCATGATGAAAGTCCATTAGAATGATGATTGCTATACAGAAGTGAGGATTGCAAATAGATCTTAAAATATCCATTCTAAATTAAATCAGGTTGGGCTAAACCTCATATTATATACCTCTGTAATATAGATGTCATAGTCCAGGGATTAATTCGTAATATATGAACTATCTTTATAAGAAGAAACTATTTCTGAAGTCTTAACTATAATATCCAAATTAATACAGCTTTTGACAGTGAATGGAAGCAGAAAAAAACTAGCACAGAAAATTATGGCAACATATTTGATTCAAGGATCATAATACCATCAGTTGCTGGTAAGGGGGTTCTAACTCCACTGATACCAATCATGATGTCTTCTTGTCTTTGTACGGATGGTGTGGCCAAATACTAACTGGGCATCTGCTGGTAAGCTTTTCTTGCACAACAGATAAATCGTCTATTAGTATTTAGGGTCATAATCAGTGCTTAGTGCAGTGGTTCAAAAGTAGTAGatgtgtaataaatgtttattgaattagatAAAAGTTTTTCCCACTTGGCAACTTGGCAAGTTCTCTTAGACCTTGCATTACATTAGTATATTTAAAAAAGTATCCTACGTCACATCTATTTATCCAAATACAAGCATACTAAAGACTTATCTCCGTAAGAGATGATTAGTTCTTGTAGTCAGTGGTGGACAGGGCAGAATATGGCAAGACATAATAGTCTCTTTTAATAGGACCTGTATGATGATTAAAGTATAATCCTGAATCACTTCATAAACTCCTATCCTTATGATaattaattgaaaagtaaacattttCCAAAGAATATAACAATTCCCTCTATTTCCTCAACATTGCTATGTAGGGACTACTTACTTGGTATTTGCCTATGCCCCCTAACATTGATGGGACCCATAACCACCTTTCCATGAGCTTGAGAAGGAGTCATGGCAGTTCCGTAACTGGTACTTTTCAGCCCattttactatgtttaatatCTCCATCTCTGAAGGTTGCTTCAATGACCATCcgaatttccaaattttccataCCTTATGTGAACATGTGACAGAATACCTTTAAAACATGGTAGACATCCAAGGAAGAATTAAATGGTGTTCAAGATATGTAACAAGCCTAGCCCGaagtctggcacagagtaggcacttaaatattgTTGAATAAGTTACTGAGATAACTGTTCTTTTTGGTGATATTTCCTATGAATTTGCTGCAATTATAGAGTGAGATCTTCATCTATTCACCTTGTCCATGGTTTATGGCTTCTTTCTCAGGTGGCTATGGAAATGTGTTAGTGAACTATGCCATCATGGGCATGATTTTTAACTCTGTGTTCTCTCATCTAATTTACAATTggctatatattatattactatatatattaatatatatattactaacatGTCAATCTGAAGCATATAAGATGTATATAGATGAATTctgttttagtttgtttttgcCTGTTAtgaaatttctttgttttccttttatttctgatGAACATTATTATGAATGATATGACTTAACATTACAAATAGTGTAATATTATCTTTTAATCAATATAGAAAATGGATACAGATATGAATACTATTtcatttaaagagagaaaaagtacaAACATATTTCAGATTCTGAGTAAATTGTTTTGACTGGtctagtttttggttttgtttttgtttttttaatagttgtCAGTTTGCTAGTCTGAAAGAATGATTAATTATGGGGCAGTCTGCACTTAAAACTACCTCTTGgttgatattatttttcaaagGTCATTCAGATTTTGAGTGAGGGggagaaatatttaaaagttgaaaggggatagtgtatttatgaaacaattaaataaatttagataACAGAGAATGTTTTTTCCATTaagcttgaatttttaaaaaattactggaATAAGCTTGTCCTTAGAGCAAAAATGTTTCTGAAAGTATAAAATGAGAACACTTATTAAAAaacacctttttttgttattgtggaaccccttcttttttacatttttaatgtttaatccataaaaataatggaaaatataagATTTCCTCCTTTCAATTATACCCTTTCATAGTCATATGCCTCTAAAGAAGTAGATACCACAATGTGATTTATCactcattttcccctctttccttaattttagtcatttttttctttaacaaaaaaatgtcatatatagcttaaaaaaaatccaagtccAACAGTGTattaagaaacattttattaacaaaacagTAAATTCCACTTGCTTAGCATTTCCAATAATGGATAAATTGGCCttgcaacagaaaaaaaaaaaaaacccttagatACCTAATCACACAAAGCACTAGAAGGATTGGGGCATCTTGTCTCTTTGATGATTTGGAGATGGCCCATTTCACACTTTATTTTAGtgttctgtttttaaaaaggCAACGTATTACATGAATAGAAAAGAAGCCTCCTCAATCAGACAAATTACAGGCTAAGATATAACCAAATTGATGTCAGGTAGtttgaaatgataaaataatagcaaaggcTACATATGGAACCCTGGTACTTCTGGTATGTAGATagttataagttttttttttccctcttcttatattgagaagaaaacaagaaataatgtgaaattttGTGTCTGCTAACAACATCAGGAATACATTTTGCTGGATTTATTGGGTCACATTGAATTAGTAATTTTATGGAAAGAAATTCTGGTCAAATGTCATTGAAAAGACACTTTCTAATCAGCCCCAATTCCTGTCCCTGCTATCTGTACCACCTTACAATTTTCATAGGCAATCCATCCTGattaaattgtaaaataatttttgaatggGAAATATTTCAAGTTCAGGACATGCTATGGaagagtaatattttttttttaaatcctcaggTTGTAAATTACTTAAGGTAATATTTACCTTCCTCTTTTTGTTGGCTTTCCCTGAGTAAGGGTGAATGACAAATGTAATAATTTAAGAATTCCATTGcttggcaattaaaaaaaaatttaagggataTTACCAGATTTAATTTCATGCCTCCTACTATCAAAATCTTAGGAATAATTTCCCAACCAAAAGATCTCTCCATCTAAACTTTGTTGGAAACCCTTAAGAGTGAcagttcattttcatttttatgtatgCCAATTAAACATGTAAAAAGTATTATATATCTGAGAGGCATACCTATGCCACTACTCAGCCTTCTTTATCAGCAAGAACAAGAAACACATGATATTGTGCTGCATTGTGGCCCCTTGtttaaagctaattttaaaatcatattactgttttgtaaaatttaaacatCCATATTTTTTCCAGGAGGCATTCAAGTAATGCAACTGATTTCTAATAAAGTACCTCTTTCAGCCCaataatagatttttctttgCATTACTTTATTATAATAAATGGTTTATTGCTGTGATCTTCAttgaatatgttaaaaaaaactgtgtataatctatatcattctaatacttaatatggGTTAAACTAACAAAATGTTCATTAATGACATgagcataattttaaaagttattttaaaacatagTCTTAATGGTCAACTAATATATGATCTTTTAGGATATTTAGTAATACAGAATCCAAAGTTGtttaaaatactttcttataGGAAAAAGTGCCCACTTTTCAAAAATCTTTAACATGCACTTCAATTTCAgataatatatatcttttttaaaattagaaatgagtTTTCAATTGCAGCAGCCAGGGTTAAGATATAGataaatcatttttgtttctgttacCTGCCCCAACAATAGTTTTCATCTGCAGGAACAGTCCACTAGTGAAATTCTGTGCGATAAATTTCAGATTAGTAAGGGATTACAATTTTCTTAGAATTTCCTGGGAGCAAAACTTTAATGAAGCAAACCACACCATTCAGCAACAACACCTTGATCAGCCCATCTACCCACCCCTCCCATTTTTCACTCTGTTAGTAAATGCTGACTAATTTATGAATGTTTGGGTCTAACATCAAATTTGACTGATTCCAATGGTCAATAACAGATTTGGGAGGTATAGAATAGGGGAGAGAGGACAATTACAAgagatatatactatatatgtatgtattttgccTTCTAATCCACATCTCTCATACGAACTACTAAAACTCATTTGCAACAGAATAGAAGCTGTAcaggtaagaaaaaaattagctgaCTCTttgtatatacattcatacatatccCCCTTAGAATAATCACTACACTgtaaaacttgtttttaaaaaaagaaaaaagaaaagaattatgtgGCAATTTATAATGGCAGCAAAAAACTGAAATAGGTTTGGTGCTCCAGATGTCATAAAACTCTCTATACCTAGCAACACTTATAACATTGAATCGACCAAAAATGGCTGAAGAGCAGAGATATAGATTGCATTGTCTATACAACAGGCTATAAAACGTCACTTATCACAGTCCAGAAAGCACACATAGATGtgttttatataaacatatgtaataaCATATTAAGCGTGCATGAAAATTTCCCAAATGATTGCATCTATGCcctcttgtttttgtttaattttagtgTGAAAACGTGCCTTATATTTCACATACTGGAAAATAAGGCCTCcatacttttttcttcccttacaaCCAGAAAGGGGCTTTTTGAAAGTGTTCTAACACAAGTCTTCAAAAAAGCCAGCACTTCATCTCCAATGCAAGCTCCAATCACTGCTCCTGGTATATGAGGCAGCAAACTCATTAAGGTTTGCATGTTGAGTCAGACCAAATGGCAGAGTCTTCTCTGGCAATAAGACTCCCTTCTCAAGAAAGCGCTAGCACTTTGGCTAAATCCAGAATCATAGgtagcttctttttttaaattttgttttgttttgttttgtgcctTGATGTGATAATACTCCTTTGCTTTATGAATGCGTTAGGGTCATCACCGTCTCATTAGAAATGTTCCAGCAACATAAAGACAGGCAGAGTAAATGAAAACACTGTGGATGTTAGGGAATTTACCAGCCCCTGATTTCTGGAGAAACAAGAGCATGAGatacttgtttttaaaaacagtCTTTCCTTCCTGATTATATTCCCTGTCTTCTTTTGTATGTGCTtcataaaaaggaaagtaaataagTTTGTATTATGTCTCAGATAAAATGAAGACTATTTCTATACAAGGGTCCTTTGGGGATGTCCGGATCAGACATAATACTCTTTAtccttgttcttcttgtttttgttggaaCTTTTAGCACTGTTGGGTTGTTTCTCCTTCACGACTGCCCCGTTGGACTGTGCTGAGTTACTGATGTAGTTTCGACTCTCATCTACGTGGTATGAGCCTTCATCTCGGTTCCTGTACTTGTACATGGCGTAAAGGAGGATGAGGATGCACAGGGCGGCGGCGGCTACAATCCCAACGACCATGCCTGTCGTGCTGCTCGACTCTCGGATCACTTCAGCAGAGCCCGGGTAGTCTCTGCCACCTGCTCGAGTCGGGTTGGCTGGAGGAAAAGGGGCGACAAAAAGATGGAGGTCAGTACTGAATTTAGTGGCAATCATGGAACTACATTAACATTGAGTATCCCCTTTTGAACTTAATGGAACAGAACTTATTGGCTTAGGGAAAGTGCAGTGCTGATAAGTAGGATGATCATGCTTTTTGGTCACTAAAGAGCAGGAGATGTGAACTGAAAATACTCAGAAGAGATTTTTCTCTTATACTTTAAAATCATTGTATTAATTATTTTAGCAAGATCCAAAAGTGCATCATTAAGTAATCTCAATTtagcacaaaacaaaacaaaacaaaacaaaatcctgaTCCATTGAATTCATGTTGCATATTCatagtgaaaatgaaaaacacattAATGAAAATAGTATGGCTCCTTATGATAACAATGgtatcattttgaaaaacaaagtgaTTCTATTCAGACTAACAGTATGGGATCCATGACCTGAATTCATCTTTTAAAACGTAATTCAAATGACGAGATGCCATTTGAAGGTGATGTCATCACCTTCATTGATCTTCCTTCAGCAATTTTCCCTCAAGCCTTACAGAACagtttatttctgtctttctaatGGATTTTACATGTAACATGTCAGTGTCTATGTTTTATTCCCCTATTAAATTAGAAGGTCCATAAAGTTCTAAGAAATTTTATATTCCCTCCAGAACCTAGTTTGGGGAAGTATGCAcataagatgcttaataaatggttattgaatgaatgaagataTCTCATATATCCATGTATGTGGTCCTTCAATATCTATTTATTAAAAGCTGACTCTGTTCTGAAGACTTGCCTCGTCCTccaagttatatatatatttggattcTTGAATCAGTGCAGAGAGGTCTGCATaagtttggattttttaaaatattagtttcCATATcagaggaggaatacagagtgTAAAGTACTGAACAATAAGCTAATCTGTGCATTTGAGAAAGTCTAAttgcatacattttaaaatgtaatttttgtcACTTATCTTTACAACGTGAAAAACATGCAATTGCCTTCTTGACTTGaaagttatttccattttttttttaaattccaacaACAAAACTTTGGAGGAAAGCATATTCTCCATAATACATAATTCTCCAAAAAGAATTTAGGCCTAAAGCTATTTGTGAAGTGCAGCAATGAGTAACAAATGGCTGGATCAGTTGCCAAGGTCAGTATTACCCATGGTAAATGAAACTTTTAACTGAATTATTCCATCTTTCATAACCACAATGAGATGATAGAACATGGACTTAAGGTGGGAGAAGCACGATGAATGAAGAAGGATGCAGAGGAGTTATTTCCTTAAACCTGTAACTTAAAAAGTATTATAGACCAGTATACATTTACCATAGATCAACTGGTTTAAAAAATGATCCAGATGAAATTAATAGATTACTTATTGGAGATAAGCTAAGAACTTCCAGCACACATGAGATAACTTAAAGAAATACTTTTTGGGGTACCCTAAGGCTTCAAGTAATTAAAGAATCTCTGAAAGAGTCTAAAGAGCTAAAACTCATACCATTTTTGAGGAGAGAAGAAATCtaagagaaaagattttttttagtgttacagataaagaagctgaaGCTCAGAATGGTAAAAATAGgcttctttttcttaaataataaaaGAGGTTGCATAATATGTTAAGAAAAGGTCATCcagatggtatagtggaaagtgttgaaatttaatttagttagaaatatcaaaattcaaaacctgcctcagacacctgttagctgtgtgactctgagcaaatcatttaaactttctcagcatcattttccacatctgtaaaatggagataatacctaCATCACAATAATGGtgtgaaaaaagtgaaataacatgtaaagtactttgcaaactttaaaatgttacatgttttaaaatgttatacaaatgCTAATTATGAGGATGATGTGATGAGGATAgtaagtaataatagtagtagtgatggtggtggtggtgatggtggtaaaAAGTACTAATATGAGAATGAAAAATTCCAGCGAGGTACAAGTTTCAGCTCTTGCTGTTTGACTTTGGCTAAGtcattataaaatgaagggattgggtaAAAGCAGATACTCTGCAagctttcttccaactctaatattCTGATTTTAGCAAGTCTTATTTCCAGACTGGGAACCCAGATTGGGTGCTTTTATTTCTGATCaatataaatctatatttttaaaaatctgcttatTAAAAATACCTGTCTTTCTCCTCTCATATTCTGATAATTAGTTTTTCAGATAGATgatgaagaaatataatttctggCCTACCTCTTGCATCAGCAATTACCCCCTCCCTCAACAACTCTTCCATCATTCTACCATCTCCCtgcactctctctttctcttctgtaacatatatgtacaaacatatatacactctGATTTGTAAAAACTGCTCTTCCAGTTAAATAGAGGGAATTATCATCATACTTATTAAAACGTGATCTATAAATCTcataaattctatgattccaagATAATTcaacaatttgaaaatatgtattaaatgatTACTAAGTACAGAGTATTATATTAGGCATTGGAAGACAGAAATTTATAGCTAAAACAAGATCTTTATTCTTATGGAGTTTATAATCAGCTATAGTAAGGTATTacatcataaagaatgaaaatatataataatggatGAGAAATATATCTTAAAAACTTTGATTTTCAAATTAAAGTTTTGAAAGAGCTTAAAAAACACCCAAGAGGAACCTTTTTTAGTTAGtacttattattttccttttccctattttcctAGACAACCCTCACATATCATTTCTTAGTTCCATTCACCTCCCAGGCAAACATATATAAAAGTTTgcaatttcttttccaaatattaCAGTATGTAATTTATTCTATATTAATATGGGTTGTTTGTTGATTTTTCCCTACTGAAAAATTCAAGTTTTCTGGAGTACATTCTCTTAAAAATCAAGTGGGCCCAGTCCTCAAGAAAGAATAAGCAATGTCTCTTGGCCATCCAATAATGAACTAAGGGAAAATCCTTCTGTGTTAAAGATGTCATTGCGTTCTTACAAAAGACAATATAATGGTGCTGAATAAAGCCTACAATTGCTTTTGTGGCCAATGCAGAATAAGACAAAGGCTACAATCCACTGTATTTGATTACAGGAAATTAATTTCCTCTCAAGAAAGAATATACTAGCCTGAAGAAATCTTGTCAGTGCCAGACAAACTAAAGGCTGCTCTTCTTTCAAAAAGAAATCTTTGCCAAATTCTGTCAATTATCTTTGCTACTAATTTTCATTAAATGACAACTCTTCCCTTTGCCCATTTCCCAGGACAGTCTTTGATGAGTACTGAAACA
The DNA window shown above is from Sminthopsis crassicaudata isolate SCR6 chromosome 2, ASM4859323v1, whole genome shotgun sequence and carries:
- the NRXN1 gene encoding neurexin-1 isoform X34, with translation MDMRWHCETSQTTDDILVASAECPSDDEDIDPCEPSSANPTRAGGRDYPGSAEVIRESSSTTGMVVGIVAAAALCILILLYAMYKYRNRDEGSYHVDESRNYISNSAQSNGAVVKEKQPNSAKSSNKNKKNKDKEYYV
- the NRXN1 gene encoding neurexin-1 isoform X33, producing the protein MDMRWHCETSQTTDDILVASAECPSDDEDIDPCEPSSGGLANPTRAGGRDYPGSAEVIRESSSTTGMVVGIVAAAALCILILLYAMYKYRNRDEGSYHVDESRNYISNSAQSNGAVVKEKQPNSAKSSNKNKKNKDKEYYV